In a single window of the Hippocampus zosterae strain Florida chromosome 6, ASM2543408v3, whole genome shotgun sequence genome:
- the LOC127602447 gene encoding UDP-glucuronosyltransferase 3A1-like, with the protein MGLVVWMCWLLALPLLQSAKILTDCLIGGSHYLLFDEISHNFHLHGHEVRMLLQLGNPVITGLSYAGRNGSYRTSTWSLGEDYIKQYNGWFLEQQAQFLLGRDSFYGFLNFMGHLSYQCDKLLGDDDQITFLQKEHYDVAILDAFNPCSFIVAHKLGIPYIAFYPGSLNGPLSIAIPASISSVPAFSSQLSDRMDIWDRAKNFIYTLLGAVGQKIVWSIFKDIAERHLASGSPPGGLDEFHHRAELWAFNTDFSLEFPQPLLPATVLMGGLLNKPAEPLERDLDLWISSFGESGFIIVTLGSMVSSVSVDRLLVELVDGFCMIPQGVIWRYDRDLWPRHLSKPSNLLLVDWLPLNDLLGHDKVRLFITHGGQNSLLQAVYHAVPVLGIPLFGDQFDNVVRAEAKGLGLAISPTRITGKLLSSTIQTVIRNVSFKSAALSISRIHRSHPVPPALRLVQWVEHILHSGGGAHLRPASLQQSWYQRCLLDVLCLVVMGLAGSILLCWIFCKSKTSKVDSKKTQ; encoded by the exons ATGGGGCTTGTGGTTTGGATGTGCTGGCTGCTGGCTCTCCCACTGCTGCAGTCTGCCAAGATCCTGACTGACTGCCTAATTG GAGGAAGCCACTACTTGTTATTTGACGAGATTTCCCATAACTTCCACCTGCACGGCCACGAAGTTCGCATGCTCCTGCAGCTGGGCAACCCTGTCATTACAG GTTTATCCTACGCTGGTCGCAATGGCAGCTACCGGACCAGCACCTGGTCCCTTGGAGAGGATTACATTAAGCAGTACAACGGCTGGTTCTTGGAACAACAAGCACAGTTTCTACTGGGCCG GGACAGCTTTTATGGCTTTTTGAACTTCATGGGCCACCTTTCCTATCAGTGCGACAAGCTCTTAGGGGACGATGATCAAATAACTTTCCTCCAGAAGGAGCACTATGACGTCGCTATCCTGGATGCTTTTAACCCCTGCTCCTTCATCGTagcacacaaacttg GTATCCCCTACATCGCCTTTTATCCAGGTTCTTTGAATGGCCCCCTGTCCATTGCCATCCCGGCCTCCATTTCCTCAGTGCCAGCTTTCAGCTCGCAGTTGTCGGATCGCATGGACATCTGGGATCGTGCAAAGAATTTCATATATACGTTGCTGGGTGCTGTAG GTCAGAAAATTGTCTGGTCCATTTTCAAGGACATAGCCGAGCGACACCTTGCTTCGGGCTCCCCGCCCGGTGGCCTGGACGAATTCCACCATAGGGCAGAACTCTGGGCATTCAACACCGACTTTTCCCTCGAGTTCCCGCAGCCTCTCCTGCCTGCCACCGTGTTGATGGGGGGGCTCCTCAATAAACCTGCTGAGCCTCTAGAACGG GATCTTGACTTGTGGATCTCCAGTTTCGGAGAGTCAGGATTCATCATCGTGACATTGGGATCAATGGTCTCTTCTGTGTCTGTGGACCGGCTTCTGGTGGAATTAGTGGATGGCTTTTGCATGATCCCCCAGGGTGTGATCTGGAG GTATGACCGCGACCTTTGGCCACGTCACTTGAGCAAACCTTCCAATCTCTTACTTGTGGACTGGCTGCCTCTCAATGACTTGCTCG GACATGACAAGGTGCGCCTCTTCATCACCCACGGAGGACAGAACAGTCTTCTACAGGCGGTGTATCACGCCGTTCCCGTGCTGGGCATCCCCCTGTTTGGAGATCAGTTTGACAACGTAGTGAGGGCTGAAGCAAAAGGCCTCGGCCTCGCCATCAGCCCCACGCGGATCACCGGCAAGCTGCTGAGCTCCACCATCCAAACTGTCATACGGAATGTCAG TTTCAAGTCTGCAGCTTTGTCCATCAGCCGTATCCACAGATCACACCCCGTGCCCCCCGCACTTCGACTTGTGCAGTGGGTGGAGCACATCCTACACAGCGGAGGGGGAGCTCACCTGAGGCCTGCCTCACTGCAGCAGTCGTGGTATCAGAGATGCCTGCTGGACGTGCTTTGCCTCGTCGTGATGGGTCTTGCCGGGTCCATCCTTCTCTGCTGGATTTTCTGCAAGAGCAAGACAAGCAAAGTTGACAGTAAGAAAACACAATAG